Proteins encoded by one window of Verrucomicrobiota bacterium:
- the cysK gene encoding cysteine synthase A, with the protein MGQIYNNITETIGRTPLVKLNRVSAEVDATILLKSEFFNPLGSVKDRIGLAMIETAEKAGLLHSDSVIVEPTSGNTGIALAFVAAAKGYRCILTMPESMSVERRTLLALLGAELVLTPGPKGMKGAIEKAKEIVENTAGAWMPQQFENPANPEIHRQTTAEEIWSDTDGAVDILVAGVGTGGTTTGVGEILKSRKPGVQVIAMEPQDSPVISQTKAGVELTPGPHKIQGTGAGFVPSNLHLDVVDEVIKVSNDDAFAMARRIAKEEGILGGISTGANVWAALQVAARPENQGKTIVTIGCSTGERYLSTPLADEARAAVGG; encoded by the coding sequence ATGGGCCAAATCTACAACAACATCACCGAAACCATCGGGCGCACTCCCCTCGTGAAGCTCAACCGCGTGAGCGCCGAGGTCGATGCCACCATCCTCCTCAAGAGTGAGTTCTTCAATCCACTGGGCAGCGTGAAAGACCGCATCGGCCTGGCCATGATCGAAACCGCGGAAAAAGCCGGCTTACTCCATTCGGACAGCGTCATCGTGGAGCCCACCAGTGGCAACACCGGCATCGCCCTCGCCTTCGTGGCTGCCGCCAAAGGCTACCGCTGCATCCTGACCATGCCGGAATCCATGAGCGTAGAACGGCGCACCCTCTTGGCGCTTTTGGGAGCGGAGTTGGTGCTGACCCCCGGCCCAAAGGGCATGAAGGGTGCCATCGAAAAGGCCAAGGAAATCGTCGAGAACACGGCCGGCGCGTGGATGCCGCAGCAATTTGAAAATCCCGCCAACCCCGAAATCCATCGGCAAACCACGGCCGAGGAAATCTGGAGCGACACCGATGGCGCAGTCGATATTTTGGTGGCGGGCGTCGGGACCGGGGGCACGACCACCGGAGTGGGCGAAATCCTCAAATCCCGCAAGCCCGGCGTCCAAGTCATCGCCATGGAACCGCAAGACTCTCCCGTTATTTCGCAAACCAAGGCTGGCGTGGAGCTGACCCCTGGGCCCCACAAAATCCAGGGAACGGGCGCCGGCTTCGTGCCGAGCAATCTCCATCTCGACGTGGTGGATGAAGTCATCAAAGTCTCCAACGACGACGCCTTCGCCATGGCTCGTCGAATCGCCAAAGAAGAGGGCATTCTCGGCGGCATCAGCACCGGGGCCAATGTCTGGGCCGCCCTCCAAGTGGCCGCTCGCCCCGAAAACCAGGGCAAAACCATCGTCACCATTGGTTGTTCCACCGGAGAGCGATATCTCAGCACTCCCTTGGCCGATGAAGCCCGCGCCGCCGTCGGCGGTTGA
- a CDS encoding 4a-hydroxytetrahydrobiopterin dehydratase: MADLLEEKDLERLAKKVPEWEIDETVISRTYEFDEFSQSIDFVNDVSEIAEEAQHHPEILIQFTTVTISSTTHDEGGLTSLDFDLATKIDNLVD; the protein is encoded by the coding sequence ATGGCCGACCTTTTGGAAGAAAAAGACCTCGAACGCCTCGCGAAGAAAGTCCCCGAATGGGAGATCGATGAGACCGTCATCTCGCGGACCTACGAGTTCGATGAGTTTTCTCAGTCCATCGATTTTGTGAACGATGTCTCCGAGATTGCCGAGGAGGCCCAGCATCATCCAGAGATTCTCATCCAGTTCACCACGGTCACGATTTCTTCGACCACTCACGACGAGGGCGGTCTGACTTCGCTCGATTTCGACCTGGCGACCAAGATCGACAATTTGGTCGACTAG